The window GGCACCGGATCAAGCAGGTCCACGTCAAGGACATGAACGTGGGCAGCGGCTTCGCCGACCCCGGTGACGGGCTGATCGACTTCGAACGGGTCTTCCGCCGGGCCGGTGAGGCCGGGCTCGTCGAATACATCGTGGAACGCGACGACGCCGGCAGCCCGCCGCGCACCCCGGCGCAGGCCCTGGACACCGCCCGGGTCGGCTACCAGTACCTGTCCGGGCTGAGGTACTGACATGCGACGTCTGCTCACCGCGGCCGCCGCGGCCCTGCTCGTCACCACCGGAGTCACCGGCTTCGGCAGCCCCGCCCAGGCCGCCCCACCGCCGGACTCGGACTTCCAGAAGGTGACCCTCAACGACTTCCCGGGCGAGCCGATGGCCCTGGCCGTCCTGCCCGACGGGCGGGTGCTGCACACCGCCCGCAAGGGTCAGGTCCGCATCCACGAGCCCAGCACCGGCCGCAACGTCCTGGCCGCCACCATCCCGGTCTACCTGCACGACGAGGAGGGTGTGCAGGGAATCGCCGTCGACCCGGACTTCAAACGCAACCACTGGGTGTACGTCTACTACTCCCCGGTGCTGAACACCCCGGTCGACGACCCGGCCACCCCGAGCGTCAACGAGGGCAACGCCCCGGAGACCGGCACCGCCGCCGACTTCGCCCCGTTCAAGGGCCACCTGCAGCTGTCCCGGTTCAAGCTGCGCGGGAACACCCTCCAGCTGGGCACCGAGCAGAAGATCCTGCAGGTCCCGGTCGACCGCGGTATCTGCTGCCACGTCGGCGGAAAGATCGACTTCGACGGACGCGGCAACCTGTTCCTGTCGACCGGTGACGACACCAACCCGTTCGCCTCCTCCGGCTTCACGCCGATCGACGAGCGTCCGGACCGCAACCCGGCCTTCGACGCCCAGCGCAGCTCGGCCAACACCAACGACCTGCGGGGCAAGCTGCTGCGGATCACGGTCAACGCCAACGGCGGCTACTCGATCCCGCGCGGGAACCTCTTCAAGAAGGGCACCCCGAAGACCCGCCCGGAGATCTACGCGATGGGCCTGCGCAACCCGTTCCGCTTCGACGTCGACGAGCGGACCGGCGTCGCCTACCTGGCCGACTACTCACCCGACGCCAACCAGCCGAACGCGACCCGCGGACCCGCCGGGCACGGCCGCTGGATGGCCGTCGACAAGCCCGCCAACTACGGGTGGCCGTACTGCGTCGCCCCGGACCTGCCCTACGTCGACTACGACTTCGCCACCGGCGTCTCCGGGCAGCCGTTCAACTGCGCGCAGCCGGTCAACGAGTCGCCGCACAACACCGGGCTGCGCAACCTTCCGCCGGTCGAGAAGGCCGAGGTCATCTACTCGTACGGCGCCAGCGCCCAGTTCCCGCAGTTGGGCACCGGCGGTATCGGCCCGATGGGCGGACCCGCCTACCACTACGACAAGCGCAGCAGGTCGGCGACGAAGTGGCCGGCCGACTTCGACGGCAAGCCGCTGTTCTACGAGTGGACCCGCGACTACGTCAAGGCGTTCACCCTGGGCGCCGGTAACCAGGTCACCGCGATCGACTCGGTGCTGCCGTCGATCATCTTCGACAACCCGATGGACATCGAGTTCGGCCCGGACGGCGCGCTCTACGTCCTGGAGTACGGCGACGGCTACTTCTCCGAGAACCCGGAGGCGCAGCTGGCCCGGGTCGACTACGCGCCGCGCAACAAGACCCCGATCGTGAAGGTCGACGCGACGCCGACGGTCGGCTCGGCCCCGTTCACGGTGAACTTCTCCAGTGCCGGCACGGTCGACCCGGACGGTGACCGGCTCCGCTACGCGTGGGACTTCGACGCCGACGGTGACGTCGACTCCCGCCAGGCCAACCCGTCGTACACGTACACCGTGAACGGCGACTACCGGGCCACCCTGAAGGTCACCGATTCCACCGGCCGGTCCGCGTCCGCCGAGTTCCTGCTGCACGTCGGCCCGGTGGCGCCCACCGTCTCGTTCGTCACGCCCACCGAGGGCCAGGCGTTCGAGTTCGGCGACACGGTGAACTTCGAGGTCGCCATCGTCGACGACAGCCCGGTGAACTGCGCCAACGTCGAGGTGTCCTACATCCTCGGCCACGACCAGCACGGGCACCCGCTGTCCACCAGCACCGGCTGCACCGGTTCGATCACCACGTTCATCGACCCCGGACACGCCGGAGCGGAGAACCTGGCGGCGGTCTTCGTCGCCGAGTACACCGACGCCGACGGCCAGACCGGCTCGGCCGAGGTGGTCCTCACCCCCGCCGAGTAACACGCTCCGCACATCGGCAGGCCCGGCACCCCGTGCCGGGCCTGCCTCGTCGTGGGGTGACAATCGTGGCGCCTTGTCACCTGCTTCCGAATATTGTCAGAACAATGTATTGACCTTGGTCGCGGCCCGTCACAGGCTCCACACAACGCCGCCGCGAAACACGGCGGAAACATATAGAAGGGATCCCGATGATGCGCAGGTCTCGTAGGTGGGCGTCGGTGGCTGCCGTCTCCGCCACGATGCTCGCCCTCGCCGCGTGCAGCAGCGACAACGCGGTAAACGCCGAGAAGAGCACCGACACCAGTGGTGGCAAGGGTGGCTACGGATACAAGATCGCCGTGGTCACGCACGGCGCGGCCGGTGACGCGTTCTGGAGCATCGTGAAGAACGGCGTCGAGAAGGCCGGCTCGGACATGGGTGACACGATCACCTATTCCAGCGACGGCGACCCGCAGAAGCAGGCCCAGCTGATCGACGCCGCGGTGAACCAGAAGGTCGACGGCCTGGTCGTCTCGATGGCCAACCCGGACGCGCTCAAGGCCAGCGTGGAGAAGGCGGTCGCGGCCGGCATCCCGGTGATCACCATCAACTCCGGTGCCGCCAGGTCCAAGGAGTTCGGCGCGCTGACCCACATCGGCCAGGACGAGAAGGTCGCCGGTGAGGCGGTCGGCACCGAGCTGAAGAACCAGGGCGTCAAGAAGGCCGTCTGCGTCATCCACGAGGCCGGCAACGTCGGTCTTGAGGAGCGCTGCGCCGCGGTCGCCTCCACCCTCGGCGCGCCGATCGAGAACCTCCAGGTGGACATCAACAACCTGCAGTCCTCGCAGGCCACCATCAAGGCCAAGCTGCAGACGGACACCGCGATCGACGGTGTCGTCACGCTCGGTGGCCCGGTCGCGAACGTCGCCTCGGCCGCGATCGGCGAGGCCGGATCGGCCGCGAAACTGGCCACCTTCGACCTGAACGCGGACGTCGCCAAGGCGGTCCAGGACGGCAAGATCCTCTTCGCCGTCGACCAGCAGCCCTACCTGCAGGGCTACCAGGCGGTCGTCATGCTGACCCAGTACAAGTCGAACCTCAACGTCCTCGGCGGCGGCCGGCAGGTGCTCACCGGCCCGGCCCTGGTCACCAAGGACAACGCCGCCCAGATCGCCCAGCTCGCCGCGGCCGGAACCCGCTGACATGACCGCCGGCACCGCCAGCAAGGCCGGCCCGGACGAGCGTCTCGCCCGGGCCGGCCTGCTCAAACGGATTCTGCTGAAGCCCGAGCTCGGCGCCTCGATCGGTGCCGTGCTGGTCTTCGTCTTCTTCGCCGTGCTCTCCGACGTGTTCCGGTCGGCCGGCGGCATCGCGAACTGGCTCGA of the Actinoplanes sichuanensis genome contains:
- a CDS encoding PQQ-dependent sugar dehydrogenase, which produces MRRLLTAAAAALLVTTGVTGFGSPAQAAPPPDSDFQKVTLNDFPGEPMALAVLPDGRVLHTARKGQVRIHEPSTGRNVLAATIPVYLHDEEGVQGIAVDPDFKRNHWVYVYYSPVLNTPVDDPATPSVNEGNAPETGTAADFAPFKGHLQLSRFKLRGNTLQLGTEQKILQVPVDRGICCHVGGKIDFDGRGNLFLSTGDDTNPFASSGFTPIDERPDRNPAFDAQRSSANTNDLRGKLLRITVNANGGYSIPRGNLFKKGTPKTRPEIYAMGLRNPFRFDVDERTGVAYLADYSPDANQPNATRGPAGHGRWMAVDKPANYGWPYCVAPDLPYVDYDFATGVSGQPFNCAQPVNESPHNTGLRNLPPVEKAEVIYSYGASAQFPQLGTGGIGPMGGPAYHYDKRSRSATKWPADFDGKPLFYEWTRDYVKAFTLGAGNQVTAIDSVLPSIIFDNPMDIEFGPDGALYVLEYGDGYFSENPEAQLARVDYAPRNKTPIVKVDATPTVGSAPFTVNFSSAGTVDPDGDRLRYAWDFDADGDVDSRQANPSYTYTVNGDYRATLKVTDSTGRSASAEFLLHVGPVAPTVSFVTPTEGQAFEFGDTVNFEVAIVDDSPVNCANVEVSYILGHDQHGHPLSTSTGCTGSITTFIDPGHAGAENLAAVFVAEYTDADGQTGSAEVVLTPAE
- a CDS encoding sugar ABC transporter substrate-binding protein gives rise to the protein MAAVSATMLALAACSSDNAVNAEKSTDTSGGKGGYGYKIAVVTHGAAGDAFWSIVKNGVEKAGSDMGDTITYSSDGDPQKQAQLIDAAVNQKVDGLVVSMANPDALKASVEKAVAAGIPVITINSGAARSKEFGALTHIGQDEKVAGEAVGTELKNQGVKKAVCVIHEAGNVGLEERCAAVASTLGAPIENLQVDINNLQSSQATIKAKLQTDTAIDGVVTLGGPVANVASAAIGEAGSAAKLATFDLNADVAKAVQDGKILFAVDQQPYLQGYQAVVMLTQYKSNLNVLGGGRQVLTGPALVTKDNAAQIAQLAAAGTR